The following proteins are co-located in the Micromonospora coriariae genome:
- a CDS encoding non-ribosomal peptide synthetase, with the protein MTDILSISAVTGEPLPWPDATIAELVVAQAARTPDAVAVRQWDSRLTYAELVARAAGVAAALRVRGVDRQSRVGVCGARRPELVATVLGVLLAGGCYVPLEPGGPRRRLRGIAADAGVSLVVGDAAEAEFGDVPGVEALGLPGPAPLAPCPARPGDPAYVLFTSGSTGRPKGVLTSHRNVVEFLTGVVALTGADAGVRSLGIASLGFDAATMDLFVPLLLGGAVQLLGAEDRADPVRLAQFIAAHEVNWGFVTPTLLAMLDPTELPAWRTVLCGGEAVPAALASRWAPGRRFFNGYGPTETTVLVVSGPLSATETEPVPIGRPLPNHRAYVVDVTLDPVPPGEIGELLIGGPGLADGYLGRPALTAERFVPDPFSGLPGERLYRTGDLVRLDPDGRIAYLGRADRQVKIRGQRIELGEVEAVLAELPGVTGVAVEAVPGPAGVELVAFLTPADAPDDARLRGYAGSRLTAAMLPARVLRRGALPVSAVSGKLDRPALRALAAAALVPSADTTTPAAGPATPDGSVAAAVADIWTRLLGVAPEPATDFLAAGGNSIAAMRLVAALRAELGRQLDTREVFTQRTFGRLVERVAAAPSGGDGLRTGNPPTLSPPQRRLWFVDQLAPSSAPYNIAVAHRLRGPLDTAALGAALRAVAERHDVLRWRIPQTAGVPYAVCAEPTDVAVPVVDLTGSVEPEAELTRMLAAGAAHPFDLATGPPWQVTVYRLGPAEHVLAATWHHAVFDGWSERVCYDDLAAGYARAVAGQPPALPELPAHYADYAVWRAERDRLRGAADLAWWTAHLDGVPTVLDLPRDRPRPAVQTYAGAEAAVRLPADTDRAVRELAERRGTTVASVLLAAFGELIARLTGGDDHVLGAIVADRRLAAFDDVIGFFIDTVPVRVRTGGASFAELVDRCSGELHEATAHPGAPLERIVEALGAGRDTARAPLVQVLFNVLNFAPPRLTLTGLTAEPVPVPKPGSPFDITVYVVQPDGRTGVEVVYNPDLFDAGRIDDLLADLAELVGALAGAPDTPAREVAAALPRPTVRVPQLGAMTVAGGDRPALVPAGPDGLTETEELIAGIWRKVLERERVGVTDNFFDIGGHSLALAAVHARLTTATGRSIKMLDLFRHPTIRALAASLDGAADRPELARAALRAAARRSRTRRIPPRRPGGTA; encoded by the coding sequence GTGACCGACATCCTGTCCATCAGCGCCGTGACCGGTGAGCCCCTGCCCTGGCCGGACGCGACGATCGCCGAGCTGGTGGTCGCGCAGGCCGCCCGTACCCCGGACGCGGTGGCGGTGCGCCAGTGGGACAGCCGGCTCACCTACGCCGAGCTGGTGGCCCGGGCTGCCGGGGTGGCGGCGGCACTGCGCGTGCGGGGCGTCGACCGGCAGAGCCGGGTGGGGGTGTGCGGCGCCCGCCGGCCGGAACTGGTAGCCACCGTTCTGGGGGTGTTGCTGGCTGGCGGTTGCTACGTGCCGCTGGAGCCGGGCGGCCCGCGTCGGCGGCTGCGCGGGATCGCCGCCGACGCGGGCGTGTCCCTGGTGGTCGGCGACGCCGCCGAGGCGGAGTTCGGCGACGTGCCGGGCGTCGAGGCGCTCGGGCTGCCCGGCCCGGCCCCGCTCGCGCCCTGCCCGGCCCGCCCCGGTGATCCGGCGTACGTGCTGTTCACCTCGGGTTCCACCGGCCGACCCAAGGGGGTGCTCACCAGCCACCGCAACGTGGTCGAGTTCCTCACCGGCGTGGTCGCGCTCACCGGCGCGGACGCCGGCGTACGCAGCCTCGGCATCGCCTCGCTCGGCTTCGACGCGGCCACCATGGACCTGTTCGTGCCGCTGCTGCTCGGCGGCGCGGTGCAGCTGCTCGGCGCCGAGGATCGCGCCGACCCGGTTCGGCTGGCACAGTTCATCGCCGCGCACGAGGTCAACTGGGGCTTCGTCACGCCCACCCTGCTGGCCATGCTGGACCCGACCGAGCTGCCCGCCTGGCGCACGGTGCTGTGCGGCGGCGAGGCGGTGCCGGCCGCCCTGGCCTCCCGCTGGGCGCCCGGCCGTCGATTCTTCAACGGCTACGGCCCCACCGAGACGACGGTGCTGGTGGTCAGCGGCCCGTTGAGCGCCACCGAGACCGAGCCGGTGCCGATCGGCCGGCCACTGCCCAACCATCGGGCGTACGTGGTGGACGTGACGCTCGACCCGGTGCCGCCGGGGGAGATCGGTGAGCTGCTGATCGGCGGGCCGGGGCTGGCCGACGGCTATCTTGGCCGGCCCGCGTTGACCGCCGAACGCTTCGTTCCGGACCCGTTCTCCGGGCTGCCCGGCGAGCGGTTGTACCGCACCGGCGACCTGGTCCGGCTCGACCCGGACGGGCGGATCGCCTACCTCGGCCGGGCCGACCGGCAGGTCAAGATCCGTGGGCAGCGCATCGAGTTGGGCGAGGTGGAGGCGGTGCTGGCCGAGTTGCCCGGGGTGACCGGGGTCGCGGTCGAGGCGGTGCCCGGCCCCGCCGGTGTCGAGCTGGTCGCGTTCCTCACCCCTGCGGACGCGCCCGACGACGCCCGGCTGCGCGGGTACGCCGGCAGCCGGCTGACCGCGGCGATGCTGCCGGCCCGGGTGCTGCGCCGCGGCGCGCTGCCGGTCAGCGCGGTCAGTGGAAAACTGGACCGGCCGGCGCTGCGCGCGCTGGCCGCCGCCGCGCTCGTCCCCTCCGCCGACACCACCACCCCCGCCGCCGGTCCGGCCACGCCGGACGGATCCGTGGCGGCGGCGGTGGCCGACATCTGGACCCGGTTGCTCGGCGTGGCACCCGAGCCGGCGACGGACTTCCTCGCCGCCGGTGGCAACTCCATCGCGGCGATGCGCCTGGTCGCCGCGCTCCGCGCCGAGCTGGGCCGGCAGCTCGACACCCGCGAGGTGTTCACCCAGCGAACCTTCGGGCGGCTGGTCGAGCGGGTGGCCGCCGCGCCCAGCGGCGGGGACGGGCTGCGTACCGGTAACCCACCCACCCTCTCCCCGCCGCAGCGCCGGCTCTGGTTCGTCGACCAGCTCGCGCCGTCCAGCGCGCCGTACAACATCGCGGTGGCGCACCGGTTGCGTGGCCCGCTGGACACCGCCGCGCTCGGGGCGGCGCTGCGGGCCGTCGCCGAGCGGCACGACGTGCTGCGCTGGCGGATCCCGCAGACCGCCGGCGTGCCGTACGCCGTCTGCGCCGAGCCGACCGACGTGGCCGTGCCGGTGGTCGACCTGACCGGCAGCGTCGAGCCCGAGGCCGAGCTGACCCGGATGCTCGCGGCCGGCGCCGCGCACCCCTTCGACCTGGCCACCGGGCCGCCCTGGCAGGTGACCGTCTACCGGCTCGGCCCGGCCGAGCACGTGCTGGCCGCCACCTGGCACCACGCCGTCTTCGACGGTTGGTCCGAACGGGTCTGCTACGACGATCTGGCGGCCGGGTACGCCCGGGCGGTGGCCGGCCAGCCTCCGGCGCTGCCCGAGCTGCCCGCCCACTACGCCGACTACGCGGTCTGGCGGGCCGAACGGGACCGGCTGCGCGGCGCGGCGGACCTGGCCTGGTGGACGGCGCACCTGGACGGCGTGCCGACGGTGCTGGACCTGCCCCGGGACCGACCCCGACCCGCGGTGCAGACCTACGCCGGCGCGGAGGCGGCCGTCCGGCTGCCCGCGGACACCGACCGCGCGGTCCGCGAGCTGGCCGAGCGGCGCGGCACCACCGTGGCGTCGGTGCTGCTGGCCGCGTTCGGTGAGCTGATCGCGCGGCTCACCGGCGGCGACGACCACGTGCTCGGCGCGATCGTCGCCGACCGGAGGCTGGCCGCCTTCGACGACGTGATCGGCTTCTTCATCGACACGGTGCCGGTGCGGGTCCGTACCGGCGGGGCGAGTTTCGCCGAGCTGGTCGACCGGTGCTCCGGGGAGCTGCACGAGGCCACCGCCCATCCCGGGGCGCCACTGGAACGGATCGTCGAGGCGCTCGGCGCCGGCCGGGACACCGCCCGCGCGCCACTGGTGCAGGTGCTGTTCAACGTGCTCAACTTCGCGCCACCACGGCTGACGCTGACCGGGCTGACCGCCGAGCCGGTCCCGGTGCCCAAACCCGGCTCCCCGTTCGACATCACCGTCTACGTGGTGCAGCCCGACGGCCGCACCGGCGTCGAGGTGGTCTACAACCCGGACCTGTTCGACGCCGGTCGCATCGACGACCTGCTCGCCGACCTGGCCGAGCTGGTGGGCGCGCTGGCCGGCGCACCTGACACGCCGGCCCGCGAGGTGGCCGCCGCCCTGCCCCGGCCGACCGTGCGGGTGCCGCAGCTCGGCGCGATGACGGTGGCCGGCGGCGACCGGCCGGCGCTGGTGCCCGCGGGTCCGGACGGACTCACCGAGACCGAGGAGCTGATCGCGGGGATCTGGCGGAAGGTGCTGGAGCGCGAGCGGGTCGGGGTGACCGACAACTTCTTCGACATCGGTGGGCATTCGCTGGCGCTCGCGGCCGTCCACGCCCGACTGACCACCGCCACCGGCCGGTCCATCAAGATGCTCGATCTGTTCCGCCACCCCACCATCCGGGCGCTCGCCGCCAGCCTCGACGGGGCCGCCGACCGCCCGGAGCTGGCGCGGGCCGCTCTGCGCGCCGCCGCCCGCCGCAGCCGTACCCGCCGTATCCCTCCCCGCCGCCCCGGCGGCACCGCGTGA